Proteins found in one Sorghum bicolor cultivar BTx623 chromosome 1, Sorghum_bicolor_NCBIv3, whole genome shotgun sequence genomic segment:
- the LOC8080476 gene encoding probable methyltransferase PMT2 has protein sequence MARNLTENRTRNTLIVIVILGLCSFFYLLGAWQKSGSGGGDKTHQWVIEQMKCAQLPNLSFETHHSASNLPNDTGSSKIEPFKPCDEQYTDYTPCEEQKRAMSFPRDNMIYRERHCPLDKEKLHCLIPAPKGYVTPFRWPKSRDFVPYANVPHKSLTVEKAIQNWVHYEGNVFRFPGGGTQFPQGADKYIDQLASVIPIAEGKVRTALDTGCGVASLGAYLLKKNVLTMSFAPRDNHEAQVQFALERGVPAYIGVLGSIKLPFPSRVFDMAHCSRCLIPWSGNDGMYMMEVDRVLRPGGYWVLSGPPIGWKIHYKGWQRSKEDLRNEQRNIEQFAQLLCWNKISEKDGIAIWRKRLNDKSCSMKQDNPKGGKCDLTSDSDVWYKKMEVCITPLPEVNSVSEVAGGQLEPFPKRLYAVPPRITLGSVPGFSVQSYEEDNNLWQKHVKAYKKTNNLLDTGRYRNIMDMNAGLGSFAAALESPKLWVMNVIPTIANTSTLGVIYERGLIGMYHDWCEGFSTYPRTYDLIHSNDIFSLYQNKCQFEDILLEMDRILRPEGAVIIRDKVDVLVKVEKIANAMRWKTRLADHEGGPHVPEKILFVVKQYWDVSTSS, from the exons ATGGCACGAAACTTGACTGAGAACAGGACCAGAAATACATTAATTGTGATTGTGATTTTGGGCCTCTGTTCCTTCTTCTATCTCTTGGGTGCTTGGCAGAAAAGTGGTTCTGGAGGAGGAGACAAAACACATCAGTGGGTCATTGAGCAGATGAAATGTGCACAGCTCCCAAATCTGAGTTTTGAGACCCATCATAGTGCATCCAACCTTCCGAATGATACTGGTAGTTCCAAAATTGAACCTTTCAAGCCATGTGATGAGCAGTACACTGATTACACTCCTTGTGAGGAGCAAAAGCGTGCGATGAGCTTCCCTAGAGATAACATGATCTATCGGGAGAGGCATTGTCCACTGGATAAGGAGAAGCTTCATTGCCTGATCCCAGCACCAAAGGGTTATGTTACTCCTTTTCGATGGCCAAAGAGCCGTGATTTTGTTCCTTATGCCAATGTACCACACAAGAGCCTTACTGTTGAGAAGGCTATCCAGAACTGGGTGCACTATGAGGGCAATGTTTTCAGGTTTCCTGGTGGTGGAACACAGTTTCCTCAGGGTGCAGATAAATATATAGACCAGCTTGCTTCTGTCATCCCAATAGCTGAAGGGAAAGTGAGAACTGCACTGGATACTGGTTGTGGG GTTGCCAGTTTGGGTGCTTACCtgttgaagaaaaatgttttgACCATGTCATTTGCACCACGGGATAATCATGAGGCACAAGTACAGTTTGCATTGGAGAGAGGTGTGCCTGCATATATTGGTGTCCTTGGGTCAATAAAGCTGCCATTTCCATctcgtgtctttgacatggcccattgCTCGAGATGTTTAATTCCATGGAGTGGAAATG ATGGTATGTACATGATGGAAGTTGACAGAGTACTACGGCCTGGCGGATATTGGGTGCTGTCAGGCCCACCCATAGGCTGGAAGATTCACTATAAGGGGTGGCAACGTTCAAAGGAAGATCTTCGGAATGAGCAAAGAAACATAGAACAATTCGCACAACTTCTTTGTTGGAATAAGATATCAGAGAAGGATGGTATCGCCATATGGAGAAAGAGATTGAATGACAAGTCTTGCTCCATGAAACAAGATAATCCAAAAGGTGGCAAATGTGATTTGACAAGTGACAGTGATGTATG GTACAAGAAGATGGAAGTTTGTATCACCCCCCTACCCGAGGTTAATAGTGTATCTGAGGTTGCCGGTGGTCAATTAGAGCCTTTTCCTAAGAGGCTCTATGCAGTACCTCCTCGTATAACCCTTGGTTCTGTGCCTGGTTTCTCAGTTCAGTCATATGAAGAGGACAATAACCTTTGGCAGAAACATGTTAAGGCTTACAAGAAAACCAATAACTTACTTGATACTGGAAGATATCGCAATATAATGGACATGAATGCTGGCCTCGGTAGCTTTGCTGCTGCACTAGAGTCCCCAAAGCTATGGGTCATgaatgtcattccaacaattGCAAATACTTCCACTTTAGGTGTAATCTACGAGCGTGGATTAATAGGAATGTATCATGACTG GTGCGAAGGATTTTCTACATATCCAAGGACATATGACCTCATACATTCTAATGACATCTTCAGTTTGTACCAGAACAA GTGTCAATTTGAAGATATACTCCTGGAAATGGACAGAATCTTACGCCCAGAGGGTGCAGTCATAATTCGTGACAAGGTTGATGTTCTTGTAAAAGTGGAGAAAATAGCCAATGCCATGAGGTGGAAGACAAGATTGGCTGATCATGAGGGTGGCCCTCATGTACCTGAGAAGATACTCTTCGTGGTCAAGCAATACTGGGATGTTTCAACAAGCAGCTAA
- the LOC110436311 gene encoding myb-related protein 306-like, which translates to MGRPPCCDKEGVKKGPWTPEEDLVLVSYVQEHGPGNWRAVPGNTGLLRCSKSCRLRWTNYLRPGIRRGGFSDHEDRLIVHLQALLGNRWAAIASYLPDRTDNDVKNYWNTHLKKKLLLQHQQRQRASTAAASSLPSPSKGQWELKLQTDIDLARRALRDALSVDAAAGPPGMAAAGSAPTAAPAQPYAPTARSVDGMLLDGWAAAPAAGRSCAVVGGTVIPAPAPATPPGATDSTSGSSSVLTTECSGSISSASNKRAAPPVAAGHRLLLVHEENSTSAGQGEVPLSAIESWLLEDAGGEQKLPHESLLLDAALHNFGF; encoded by the exons ATGGGGCGGCCGCCGTGCTGCGACAAGGAGGGCGTGAAGAAGGGGCCGTGGACGCCCGAGGAGGACCTCGTCCTCGTCTCCTACGTCCAGGAGCACGGCCCCGGCAACTGGCGCGCAGTCCCCGGCAACACAG GGCTGCTGCGGTGCAGCAAGAGCTGCCGCCTCCGGTGGACCAACTACCTCCGCCCGGGCATCCGCCGGGGCGGCTTCTCCGACCACGAGGACAGGCTCATCGTCCACCTCCAGGCGCTCCTCGGCAACCGCTGGGCCGCCATCGCCTCCTACCTCCCCGACCGCACCGACAACGACGTCAAGAACTACTGGAACACGCACCTCAAGAAGAAGCTCCTCCTCCAGCACCAGCAGCGCCAGCGcgcctccaccgccgccgcctcgtcgCTGCCGTCGCCCAGCAAGGGGCAGTGGGAGCTCAAGCTGCAGACCGACATCGACCTCGCCAGGCGCGCTCTCCGCGACGCCCTCTccgtcgacgccgccgccggcccgcCGGGGATGGCCGCCGCGGGCTCGGCGCCGACGGCGGCGCCAGCACAACCGTACGCGCCCACTGCGCGCAGCGTCGACGGGATGCTGCTGGACGGGTGGGCGGCGGCTCCAGCGGCAGGGAGGAGCTGCGCCGTCGTCGGTGGCACCGTCatcccggccccggccccggcgACGCCGCCCGGCGCGACCGACAGCACGTCGGGGTCGTCGTCGGTGCTAACGACGGAGTGTTCTGGCTCCATCTCCAGCGCCTCTAATAAACGCGCCGCGCCGCCGGTGGCTGCCGGGCACCGGCTGCTGCTCGTGCACGAGGAGAACTCGACATCGGCCGGGCAAGGGGAGGTGCCACTGTCGGCGATCGAGTCGTGGCTGCTGGAGGACGCCGGCGGCGAGCAGAAGCTGCCGCACGAAAGCCTCCTTCTCGATGCCGCCCTGCATAATTTCGGTTTCTAA
- the LOC8080755 gene encoding uncharacterized protein LOC8080755 — translation MHSLRRALRRPIPNTAASLSTSGLRSLSSHRRTPPPPRPAATGDDEWNDAWETAWLPGDSPASSPAPAAPWESPASASGSASASSVPAISAEVDPDTKAFVADMDERWAERRAASRRGQPQRASRAAEGGEGGAAARKKAQADDYRTRKQRVHAALWVKEIEKMEEARLGGGGGGADDIDRLLDSCSDIFDSGNTDFGDSKIPSTTEIKTKPDGWETTSRGQDGNIWDISQREDDILLQEFERRIAFSKQQIASFIKTHIFSRRRPIDGWKYMIEEIGPNARKGKGSVQRLPSVSDPATQPYREETPAIASSSSFRGNRP, via the exons ATGCACTCCCTGCGGCGCGCCCTTCGCCGCCCCATCCCCAATACCGCCGCCTCTTTGTCCACCTCCGGCCTCCGCAGTCTCTCCTCCCACCGTCGCACTCCGCCGCCGCCCCGTCCCGCGGCCACCGGCGACGACGAGTGGAACGACGCGTGGGAGACCGCATGGCTCCCGGGCGACTCCCCCGCCTCCTCCCCAGCGCCCGCCGCGCCGTGGGAGTCTCCCGCCTCGGCCTCGGGCTCGGCCTCGGCGTCTTCCGTCCCGGCCATCTCCGCCGAGGTGGACCCGGATACGAAGGCCTTCGTGGCGGACATGGACGAGCGCTGGGCCGAGCGCCGCGCCGCGTCGAGGCGGGGCCAGCCGCAGCGCGCGTCTCGCGCGGCGGAAGGTGGGGAGGGTGGCGCCGCGGCGAGGAAGAAGGCGCAAGCCGACGATTACAGGACCAGGAAGCAGCGGGTGCACGCCGCGCTTTGGGTGAAGGAGATCGAGAAGATGGAGGAAGCGCGACTCGGCGGTGGGGGAGGCGGCGCCGACGATATCGACCGGCTGCTCGACTCGTGCTCAGA TATCTTTGATTCTGGCAACACTGATTTTGGTGATTCCAAGATCCCAAGCACTACTGAGATCAAAACCAAGCCTGATGGTTGGGAAACTACCTCAAGAGGACAGGATGGGAACATATGGGATATATCGCAGCGAGAAGATGACATTCTTCTCCAGGAATTTGAAAGGCGGATTGCTTTTAGTAAACAGCAG ATTGCTAGCTTCATCAAAACCCACATTTTTAGTCGGAGACGTCCTATCGATGGATGGAAGTACATGATTGAAGAAATTGGTCCCAACGCAAGAAAAGGAAAGGGGAGTGTGCAAAGATTACCAAGTGTGAGTGATCCTGCAACCCAGCCGTACAGGGAAGAAACTCCTGCAATCGCCTCTAGTTCCTCCTTCagaggaaatcggccataa
- the LOC110431996 gene encoding transcription factor bHLH47-like, translated as MVPSERGSVATAVSTPAADKLLHGPISGKKKCKKPSPRKIHKAEREKLKRDHLNDLFVELGNMLEADRQNNGKACILTDTTRILRELLVQVDSLRKEHSNLQNESHYVTMERNEMQDENGMLRKEISELQNELTMRGSGSPAGWGHGTARSDPPLPHPTAVFSSEQAVQPATIASIVFPLQQPLVPSAMTGPPYAAPPLELKLFPEVASAEGHEPCEDQEAPNHVARPQARYPTQSASWPVSLFSGLPGMEDEQCSSSTTGSSKTASTDIE; from the exons ATGGTTCCGTCCGAGAGGGGGAGCGTCGCCACCGCCGTCAGCACTCCTGCCGCCGACAAGCTGCTCCATGG GCCTATCTCTGGCAAGAAGAAGTGCAAGAAACCATCCCCGAGGAAGATTCATAAGGCTGAGAGGGAGAAGCTTAAACGAGACCACCTAAATGATCTCTTCGTCGAGCTGGGTAATATGCTAG AAGCAGATAGACAGAACAATGGGAAGGCATGCATACTGACTGACACTACTCGGATACTAAGAGAGCTGCTTGTTCAAGTAGACTCTCTTCGAAAGGAACATAGCAACCTACAGAACGAATCTCATTAT GTCACAATGGAGAGGAATGAGATGCAGGATGAAAACGGCATGCTCcgcaaagaaatttcagagCTTCAAAACGAGTTGACAATGCGGGGTTCAGGCAGTCCAGCAGGTTGGGGCCATGGCACCGCCAGATCAGACCCCCCTCTTCCTCACCCAACCGCAGTGTTCTCATCAGAGCAGGCAGTGCAACCAGCCACCATTGCAAGCATTGTATTCCCCTTGCAGCAGCCACTGGTACCATCAGCAATGACTGGACCACCTTATGCTGCACCACCACTGGAACTGAAGCTCTTCCCAGAAGTGGCATCTGCCGAAGGCCATGAGCCATGTGAAGACCAGGAAGCACCCAACCATGTGGCACGACCACAGGCAAGGTACCCAACGCAATCGGCCTCATGGCCTGTAAGCCTGTTCTCTGGCCTTCCAGGAATGGAAGATGAACAGTGCAGTAGCAGCACAACCGGCAGCAGCAAGACGGCTAGCACAGATATAGAATGA
- the LOC110432401 gene encoding wiskott-Aldrich syndrome protein family member 1-like, translating to MSLLAERRSRSLLAERRLPPSLPSPVVSLPASPVSSSGLPHWRGCSPARPPSLPARSSENLRGHLAELRPPPSSPRTGPLPPRLTTVVIGPALPARSLPCMASLPPCEIRRAPGAFLPASTSSSPASPTRTKSSTSSMGLCTVVFLPCKGSVLKLGPPL from the coding sequence ATGTCCCTCCTCGCTGAGCGTCGGTCGCGCTCCCTCCTTGCTGAGCGCCGGTTGCCTCCCTCCCTGCCATCACCGGTCGTCTCCCTTCCTGCCTCGCCGGTGTCGTCGTCGGGCCTGCCTCATTGGCGAGGTTGCTCCCCTGCAcgacctccctccctccctgcgAGATCCAGTGAGAACCTTCGAGGTCATCTTGCCGAGCTCCGGCCGCCTCCCTCCTCACCTCGCACCGGCCCCCTCCCTCCCCGCCTCACCACCGTCGTCATCGGGCCCGCCTTGCCGGCGAGGTCCCTTCCCTGCATGGCCTCCCTCCCTCCGTGCGAGATCCGACGAGCGCCGGGCGCCTTCCTCCCCGCCTCGACATCTTCCTCACCCGCGTCCCCCACCAGGACGAAGTCTTCCACTTCGTCCATGGGGCTCTGCACCGTCGTCTTCCTCCCGTGCAAGGGCAGCGTCCTCAAGCTAGGCCCACCACTATAG